In Candidatus Schekmanbacteria bacterium, the DNA window GCTGCAATCTGTCCCTTTGTTTTATGGAATTTGGCGAACGAGTTTTTCAGCTTGGATGTTCTCCAAAAAACGATTCCACCTATCTTCTGCGTACAAAGGTTGATGAAAAGCCGACGATTCTTGAAAGCATAAGGAACTTTGGACGCTCAGAAGAAGCATTGATGGAAAGTATCTACTCTCTTGATGACAATCTCTATTGTGCTGAAACTGGTGGACCCGAGCCTGCGCGTGGCTGCGCGGGAAAGGGAATCGCTGTTGCCCTCGATTTGCTCAAGCACTTCAAAATACCTGAGAGAATTGGAGCTACTGCTGTTATCTATGATGTTGTGGGAGATGTAGTTTGCGGCGGGTTTGCACAACCAATGCGCAGCGGATTTGCACAGGAGATATATTTGGTAACAAGTGGAGAGTTGATGTCTTTATATTCCGCTAACAATATCTCATTGGCAGTTAATGATTTGGCAAAGAAGGGGTCGAAGGTTAGAATTGCAGGTATTATTGGAAATCTTCGCGGTGTAGAAAATGAGGAAATAGTAATAAAAGAATTTGGCAAATTGACAGGAATTCCCATAATTTCAACAATTCCAAGAGATGAGATTATACAGGTTTGTGAAGGCAAGGGTGAAGCTGTAATGAAAGGAGCGCCTGAAAATCCGATAGCAGAGATTTATAAAAAAACTGCTGAGAATATTTACCAAAACAGGCAGAGAGTTGTTCCTCAACCCCTTTCTCTTGAAAAACTGATTGAAATGTTGAGGCGTTATCAGTCAGACACGATTCAATTAAAGATGCCTGCATAGATATGACAAAATCCAATTATAGGTCAATCGCGATTTATGGTAAGGGTGGGATTGGCAAATCCACAATCGCATCCAATTTGAGTGCGGCTCTTTCACTATCAGGGGCTAAGGTGATGCAGATTGGATGTGACCCAAAAAGGGATTCTGTTTCTCTCTTATGCGGAGGTTTGATTCCATCTGTTTTAGATGTTGCAGATAGGGTGAGTGATGAGGAGATTTTGTTGGATAGGGTTATAAAGAAAGGTTTTAATGGAATCTTATGTGTAGAGAGCGGTGGTCCTCGTCCGGGCACTGGCTGTGCAGGAAGGGGTGTGGCATATGCCCTCGAGCTTCTTGAGAGGAATAATGTATTCGAACGATATGAGGTTGATTTCATAATTTATGATATTTTGGGAGATGTAGTTTGCGGCGGGTTTGCCCAGCCCTTGAAGGAAGGATTTGCAGATGAAGTGTATGTCGTCACTTCTGGCGAGCTTTTTTCTCTTGTTCAGTTGAATAATATTTGTATGAGCATTTTTGCATTGGCAGAAAACGGCGCAAAATGTAGATTAAAGGGAATAATAAACAATATGAGAGGTGTGCCATTTGAAAAAGATATTGTTGAGAAAATTGGAGCATTAATGGGGATTGAAGTTGTATCTCATATCCCTCGTTCAGAAACTATACAGAAGGCAGAAAAGTATGGGAAAACTGTGATTGAGAAATTTCCTCAATCAGAGCAGGCAAAAATGTATTTCGAGCTTGCGCAATTTATTGTTGAAAATAGAACAAAGTATGCAGAGTCTTTCAAACCACTTCTTACTTCTGAAATAAGGCAGATAATCTCTGAGTATTCGCGGCAGGAGGAAGATGGCAAAAATAATTGACAGGAGAAAAAATCCTCTTAATGCAGTAGAGCTTCCGCTTCCATATTCTTGCGCCTTTACAGGGGCATATTATGCAGGATTGGTAATGGAAAACTGCGGAATTGTTACCCATTGTTCGCCGGGATGCAATTTTTCACTTTATATTTCAGGCACTGGTGCTTCTGCCCGTTTTTCGAGAAATCACAATTTAGTTTCAACAATGCTGAATGAGAAGAATGTGATTATGGGAGGCGACGAGATTCTTTACAAGACACTCGTTGAGTTTGCAGAAAAAAAACCGTCGGATTTTCAACTTTTGATTGCCGGATGCGCACCATCGATAACAGGCGACGATATAAAAGAATCTGCAGAAAGGGCTTTTAAGAAGACTGGAATACCGGTTGTAGCCGTAAATGCCGGTGGGTTTAAAGGTACAACCATTGATGGATACAATTATGCTCTCAACGCTTTTGCTGAATCACGGTTTTTAGATATGAAAGAAAAAGAGGAAAAAACAGTAAACCTTTTAGGTATAATTCCTGTGCATGATATTTTCTGGAAGGGGAATATAGAGGAAATAAATAGGTTACTTCAGAAAATAGGTATCAGAGTGAATATTACCTTTATTGGAGACAGGTTGAGGTTTCAAGATTTCATAAATATGACTTCGGCAAAAATGAATGTTATAGTATCTGACAGTATAGGATATGAAGCGGCTCAAATACTGCAAAGGCGTTTCGATATGGAATATGTTTCTTCCTTAGAGGGCTATCCAATAGGCACTGTTGCTACGAAAAAATTTTTAAGAAGTGTGGCAGAGAAGATGGGAGTGAATAGCAGAATTGTCGATTCAGTTGTCGAGGAGGAAGAAAAGCAATTCAGGATGGCTCTGTCAGATTATGAAGGCGCAGTAAAAGATGTAATTTCTCGCCACCGCTATTTTCTTTTTGCTGATTCTTATTATGCCTTGGGTATTTTTAATTTTCTGACTGGTGAAATGGGAATGACACCTGCTGGTATAGGAGTTTCTTCATCTACCGATTCAACTTTTGAAATATTGAGAAGTATGTGTGAAAGATTCAATGTTGACCCATTTATTGCCATTGATCCAGATAATGCTGACCTGAAAAACATTGCTGAGCAATCAAATCCTACATTTTTGATAGGCAGGGGCGAGGATTTCCATCTTGCAAATTTGTTGGGGATCCCATTTCTTGGCATTGCACCTACACATATTCACCGAATCAATACATCTTCTATGCCTCTAATTGGTTATAGGGGAGCACTGCATTTAATCGATGAGATGTTTAGAGAAATAGCGAGAGCATAATCTGTTGATTGTCTTTTTTTCTGCCACTCACATTATATAAGCCGCTATTCTTATATTCATAAGTGCTTGCCAATCGCAAGGTGGGATGGTATTTTAATGTTGATAAGCTAAAGATAAAAATATGAATCCAAAAAATTATAAATTAAGTGAACAACAAAAGAGAGAGATTGAAGAATCCATCATTAGGATTCTATGTAAAGATTCAAGGATAATTTTCGCTTATATATTTGGATCATTTTTGTCTTCTGAAAGTATTAAAGATATTGATATAGCACTTTATATTGAAAAGGAAATTGATTCGAACTTGTCATTGAAATTGGAACTTGAATTAGAAAGAATAATTCAAGATAAAGTGCGTATTCCTGTAGATGTTAGAATCCTGAATTTTAGTCCATTAACTTTTTCATTTAATGTTGTGAAAAATGGGAAAGTTATTATTGATAAAAACAGCTTTTTAAGGTCAGATTTTGAATCCCTTATTTTCCGGAAGTATTTTGATTTTAAACATTTAAGTGATGAATATTTGCGAGAAGTTAAAAATGCCCCTTTATAATCCTGAGATAATTGGCAAGCTAATTTCGGAAATGCGAAAGAGTGTTAAAAGGTTGAATGTTCTTTCTTCAATAGATGAAAATCAATTTAAAGAAGATCCTGATAAAATTGCGAGCGCAAAATATCATTTCATTGTTGCTATTGAATCTATTATAGGTATTGCCAATCATATAATTTCTCAAAATGGTTTCCGAAAACCGGACGATTATGCGGATACTTTTAAAGTGCTTTTAGAAGAAGGAATTATAGATGCTGATTTTGCTAACAATCTTCAGGATATGAGTAAATTTCGTAATCGCTTTGTTCATATCTATTGGCAAGTTGATGATGATCAGCTCTGGAATATTTTGAAAAGCCGACTAAGTGATTTCAAAAAGTTTTTAAATTCAATTTCTGATTTTTTGAAATTGGAAAAATTGTAGCATTTATCATTAATCGGTTTAGTATTCCTGCCTTGCATTTTTAATGTTTTTATTTTTGTCCGTTTCTGCTTAAGTCCGAAGGGAATCGGTGTAAATTTGAATGAAAAAATTATTGGAGATCAATAATAAATAATACAAGAAGAATCCATGGCGCATCCTTGGAATCCATCAAAAACATATTTTAGCTATTTCATTGACACCGCGAAAATTTATGATAAGTAATTATTATTTATTTCCACAAATTGTAGAAACTATTAAGCTCCAGTGAATGTTAAGTTTTTAATCCAATATGAAATATGAAGGATTTATTTTAAAAACAAAATTCTAAAAACGTTTTTACAGTAATTGTGTAGAATTTTTTTTGCAAGGTTATGAGCATTATATAAGATAAATATAAATGGGGGAATTTTTATGAAAGTATTAGTGACCGGAGGCTGCGGATTCCTTGGTTCTCATGTTTGTGAATTTTATATAAAGAAAGGCGCAGAGGTAATTGCCTTTGATAATATGACAAAGCACGAATTACAAAGGACAGGATTTGTAACAGATGTTGCACGTACTTATAATTGGAATTATCTAAAAAACATCGGCGTTAAAATGGTTAAAGCCGATGTTAGAGATTTTGATATTTTGTTGAAGGAAAGCGATGGATGCGACTATATAGTCCATACAGCGGCACAACCAGCAATGACAATAAGTTGGGAAGACCCTGTTCTTGATTTCACAACTAATGTTGTCGGTACATTCAATGTATTAGAAGTAGCTAGAAAACTTGAAATTCCAGTAGCAAGCTGTGCAACGATTCACATCTATGGTAACAAGATTAATGAAGAGCTAAAGGAAGAAGAAACGCGGTATAGGAGAACACCTCCTTCAATTGATGAAGGGCTGAGACTATTACAGGGGACATTAAGCCCGCTTCATGCATCAAAATCTGCCGGTGATATATATGTGAGAACATATATAGATACCTACAATCTTAAAGCGGCAAGCTTCAGGCTAACTGGCATATATGGACCAAGGCAATTAGGAGGAGAAGATCACGGATGGGTTGCAAATTTCTCAATTCGCGCAGTAATGAATTGGCCTCTGACTATATTTGGGACAGGCAAACAAGTGCGAGATATATTGTATGCAACAGATGTTGCTGAAGCATTTGATGCCTTTTATAATAATCAGGTTCCAGGTGTTTACAACATAGGCGGTGGAGAAAAAAACGCAATTTCGCTCATAGAATGTATTGATTTGATAGGGAAAATAAGAGGGGAAAAGCCACAGGTTAAGTTTGAAAATGATCGTTTTGGGGATTTGAGATATTTTATCTGTAATATTGAAAAAGCTAAAAAAAATCTGCATTGGGAACCAAAAGTTTTGCCTGAAGAAGGAATTAAAAATCTTATTGAATGGGTTTCTGAAAATAGAAATTTATTTGGCAACTAACAACAATTTAGGAGTAAATCAAGAAGAATGAAAGCATTGATATTGGCCGGTGGACGCGGAAATCGCATAAACGAATTTTCAGAAAATCAGAATAAATGTATGATTCCTTTTATGGGGAAACCTTTAATTGAACATAATTTAGATCAGGTGATTATTCCAGAGATTTCTGAAATCATTATTGTCGTTGGGTATAGAGCTGAGGATATTATTAATTACTATGGTACAGCTTTTAAAAATAAACGTATAAAATATGTTATTCAAAGAGAACAGAAGGGACTGGTGCATGCTTTAGAATGTGCTACAGAAGCTCTTGAAAAGGATGATTTTTGTCTCCTTTTGGGAGATGAAGTTATGGTTGATTCAAATCTTGGCGAGATGGTTAGAATGTTTTTAAATGATAACAATGTATTCGGTATTTGCGGCATTCTAAACGTTGACAACCTTGACCTTATTAAAAAAACCTATGCGCTTGTTATGGATGGGGATAATAGAATCTTTAGACTGATTGAGAAACCAAAGCGCGCAATTAATGATTTGCAGGGGACAGGACATTGCGTGTTTAGAAATAAACTACTCGATTACATTGAAAATACTCCAATCCATCATGAGAGAAAAGAAAAGGAATTGCCTGACCTCATTCAGTGCGCAATAGATGATGGTATGGTAGTTAAAGCTTTTAATGTTTGTAAAAAGTATATAAATGTAAATTCATATGAAGATCTTTTACTTGCTGAGAAATATTTGAAAAATACATAAAGAGAAGTTAGAGAATTTTAATGATGAAAGAATTATTGTCAAATGTTATGGATATAGAATTAAGCGGCCTATTCAATTTCAGCTTTTCCATCTATAAATTTAACTCCTTCAATTATTTCAGCGAGGCGATGATAACGATGTAATCGCTGCCATCGTTTTTGAAATGATTCAATGAGTTTAAAAGCCATAGTAATCACTGTATTCCTGGAGAAACATCCCCGTACTTTATTTGTTCTGAGTTTCACTGTTGCAAAAGTTGATTCAATCGGGTTGGTGGTCCTTAGGTGCCTCCAATGTTTAGTGGGAAAGTCATAGAAAGTCAAGAGGGTTTCCCGATCTTTCTGTAAACACTTAGTGGCCTTTGGGTATTTTGCATCATAGGTTTCTATAAAAAGATTAAAGGCCTTTAATGCGTTCTCTTTATTCTCTGCCATCCAAATATCATGTAGTTTGCTTTTCGCTTTGGATTGTGCACTCTTGGGAAGTTTATTGAGAATATTTGCAGTCTTGTGCACCCAGCACCTCTGCTCCCGGGTGGATGGGCATATCTTCCTCAAGGCAGACCAGAATCCCATTG includes these proteins:
- a CDS encoding nitrogenase iron protein; the encoded protein is MKMEEENSTIRQIAIYGKGGIGKSTVCCNLSLCFMEFGERVFQLGCSPKNDSTYLLRTKVDEKPTILESIRNFGRSEEALMESIYSLDDNLYCAETGGPEPARGCAGKGIAVALDLLKHFKIPERIGATAVIYDVVGDVVCGGFAQPMRSGFAQEIYLVTSGELMSLYSANNISLAVNDLAKKGSKVRIAGIIGNLRGVENEEIVIKEFGKLTGIPIISTIPRDEIIQVCEGKGEAVMKGAPENPIAEIYKKTAENIYQNRQRVVPQPLSLEKLIEMLRRYQSDTIQLKMPA
- a CDS encoding nitrogenase iron protein; this translates as MTKSNYRSIAIYGKGGIGKSTIASNLSAALSLSGAKVMQIGCDPKRDSVSLLCGGLIPSVLDVADRVSDEEILLDRVIKKGFNGILCVESGGPRPGTGCAGRGVAYALELLERNNVFERYEVDFIIYDILGDVVCGGFAQPLKEGFADEVYVVTSGELFSLVQLNNICMSIFALAENGAKCRLKGIINNMRGVPFEKDIVEKIGALMGIEVVSHIPRSETIQKAEKYGKTVIEKFPQSEQAKMYFELAQFIVENRTKYAESFKPLLTSEIRQIISEYSRQEEDGKNN
- a CDS encoding nucleotidyltransferase domain-containing protein, whose translation is MNPKNYKLSEQQKREIEESIIRILCKDSRIIFAYIFGSFLSSESIKDIDIALYIEKEIDSNLSLKLELELERIIQDKVRIPVDVRILNFSPLTFSFNVVKNGKVIIDKNSFLRSDFESLIFRKYFDFKHLSDEYLREVKNAPL
- a CDS encoding DUF86 domain-containing protein, yielding MPLYNPEIIGKLISEMRKSVKRLNVLSSIDENQFKEDPDKIASAKYHFIVAIESIIGIANHIISQNGFRKPDDYADTFKVLLEEGIIDADFANNLQDMSKFRNRFVHIYWQVDDDQLWNILKSRLSDFKKFLNSISDFLKLEKL
- a CDS encoding NAD-dependent epimerase/dehydratase family protein, with translation MFMKVLVTGGCGFLGSHVCEFYIKKGAEVIAFDNMTKHELQRTGFVTDVARTYNWNYLKNIGVKMVKADVRDFDILLKESDGCDYIVHTAAQPAMTISWEDPVLDFTTNVVGTFNVLEVARKLEIPVASCATIHIYGNKINEELKEEETRYRRTPPSIDEGLRLLQGTLSPLHASKSAGDIYVRTYIDTYNLKAASFRLTGIYGPRQLGGEDHGWVANFSIRAVMNWPLTIFGTGKQVRDILYATDVAEAFDAFYNNQVPGVYNIGGGEKNAISLIECIDLIGKIRGEKPQVKFENDRFGDLRYFICNIEKAKKNLHWEPKVLPEEGIKNLIEWVSENRNLFGN
- a CDS encoding nucleotidyltransferase family protein, with the protein product MKALILAGGRGNRINEFSENQNKCMIPFMGKPLIEHNLDQVIIPEISEIIIVVGYRAEDIINYYGTAFKNKRIKYVIQREQKGLVHALECATEALEKDDFCLLLGDEVMVDSNLGEMVRMFLNDNNVFGICGILNVDNLDLIKKTYALVMDGDNRIFRLIEKPKRAINDLQGTGHCVFRNKLLDYIENTPIHHERKEKELPDLIQCAIDDGMVVKAFNVCKKYINVNSYEDLLLAEKYLKNT
- a CDS encoding IS256 family transposase produces the protein MYCNVRMDNEKQCLLVIVGATEDGKKELVALEDGYRESEQSWREVLMDLKSRGLKEWPKVAVGDGAMGFWSALRKICPSTREQRCWVHKTANILNKLPKSAQSKAKSKLHDIWMAENKENALKAFNLFIETYDAKYPKATKCLQKDRETLLTFYDFPTKHWRHLRTTNPIESTFATVKLRTNKVRGCFSRNTVITMAFKLIESFQKRWQRLHRYHRLAEIIEGVKFIDGKAEIE